The Neodiprion virginianus isolate iyNeoVirg1 chromosome 5, iyNeoVirg1.1, whole genome shotgun sequence genome contains a region encoding:
- the LOC124306456 gene encoding uncharacterized protein LOC124306456 — MSAIWYSPLCLVLIYVGSALGTFQFPYPQFHAPLSLTPHLIYSSPVGGNVDFAGYSYFTKDFAGGQTEVVFVTGPESDVKMNNEVSAMRDQLSSMPFIKAPASNLGNTEDDKKVKVAEMNKETTTAVPLVPVDTIETSTPVPKDDALSPVMNPTEGTKQDQPDEVFIPEKGVGFQAPYPILRLRGFNSYYPQLSSGFSSYGPSNYFGSQYEPFYNQYSSYQGLYNPLYPTFEEYYNPLFPSLHHNPIFTPSVNNYISGESEESMPEDLKEIQDMIPLKVGQSSGTGEKVESTSEQSATSDVSSGTTEEDSSKDSVTVTDQAMSAKLSELPTSTEQLTEKSAESSTESTTISAETSSPSSSTATESVEPTTPAVVSDSMAVA; from the exons ATGTCGGCTATTTGGTACTCCCCTTTGTGCTTA GTTCTAATATACGTCGGATCAGCGCTCGGTACCTTCCAGTTTCCGTACCCGCAATTTCATGCTCCTCTGTCGCTCACCCCGCATCTCATTTACAGTTCGCCGGTCGGCGGAAATGTTGATTTTGCGGGTTACTCGTACTTCACAAAGGACTTCGCTGGCGGGCAAACCGAAGTCGTTTTTGTCACTGGGCCGGAATCGGATGTCAAAATGAACAATGAAGTCAGTGCTATGCGCGATCAGCTGAGTTCGATGCCATTTATCAAGGCTCCAGCCTCCAACCTTGGCAATACTGAAGATGACAAGAAGGTGAAAGTCGCGGAAATGAACAAAGAAACAACAACGGCCGTGCCACTTGTCCCGGTTGATACGATAGAAACTTCTACGCCCGTCCCGAAGGATGATGCGTTGTCTCCAGTCATGAACCCGACGGAAGGCACGAAGCAAGACCAACCAGATGAGGTGTTCATCCCGGAAAAGGGTGTCGGGTTCCAAGCGCCTTACCCTATCCTGAGACTGCGAGGTTTCAATTCCTATTATCCTCAGTTATCGTCCGGATTCTCTAGCTATGGGCCGTCGAATTACTTTGGATCTCAGTACGAGCCGTTCTACAACCAGTACAGCTCTTACCAGGGTCTCTATAATCCATTGTATCCGACATTTGAGGAATACTACAATCCGCTATTTCCGTCGTTGCATCATAACCCGATCTTCACACCATCGGTGAACAATTACATCTCCGGGGAGTCCGAGGAAAGCATGCCAGaggatttgaaagaaattcaagaTATGATTCCGTTGAAGGTCGGCCAGAGTTCCGGAACCGGCGAGAAGGTTGAGAGTACTTCGGAGCAGTCTGCCACAAGTGACGTGAGTTCGGGAACAACCGAAGAAGATTCGTCCAAGGATTCAGTCACCGTTACCGATCAAGCAATGTCCGCAAAGCTATCTGAATTACCAACGTCTACTGAGCAGTTGACAGAAAAATCCGCAGAAAGTTCTACAGAGTCGACTACAATCTCCGCGGAAACATCATCGCCTTCAAGCTCGACTGCAACCGAATCTGTGGAACCAACTACTCCCGCGGTTGTTAGCGATTCCATGGCTGTTGCTTGA
- the LOC124306455 gene encoding coatomer subunit alpha has translation MLTKFETKSARVKGLSFHPKRPWILVSLHNGIIQLWDYRMCTLLDKFDEHDGPVRGICFHNQQPLFVSGGDDYKIKVWNYKQRRCIFTLLGHLDYIRTTMFHHEYPWILSASDDQTIRIWNWQSRTCICVLTGHNHYVMCAQFHPSEDIIVSASLDQTVRVWDISGLRKKSVAPGPGGLEDHLKNPGATDLFGQADAVVKHVLEGHDRGVNWACFHPTLPLIASGADDRQIKMWRMNDAKAWEVDTCRGHYYNVSCVLFHPRQELILSNSEDKSIRVWDMTKRACLHTFRREHERFWVLAAHPTLNLFAAGHDSGMTIFKLERERPAYAVYGNLLFYVKDRFLRKLDFNTSKDSSVMQIRGGGKVPAYSMSYNQAENAVLICTRSALNVENSTYDLYMIPKDGDSNSDPDAKRASGVTAIWVARNRFAVLDRGYSLVIKNLKNEVTKKVQIPNCDEIFYAGTGMLLLRDAEQVILFDVQQKRTLAEVKISKCRYVVWSNDMSHVALLAKHTVNICNRRLESICSIHENTRVKSGSWDDSGIFIYTTSNHIKYAINNGDHGIIRTLDLPIYVTRVKGNQVFCLDRECRPRILNIDPTEYKFKLALINRKYEEVLHMVRTANLVGQSIIAYLQQKGYPEVALHFVKDEKTRFGLALECGNIEVALEAARTLDQKSCWESLAQAALLQGNHQVVEMCYQRTKNFEKLAFLYLITGNLDKLRKMTKIAEIRKDVSGQYQGSLLLGDIYERAKILKNSGQTSLAYVTEKIHGIASEEDDLQYESMKEELEDLERGAVYLQPPIPTQQAENNWPLLTVSKGFFEGAMMSRGKTQVAAALAPEDDSGPVEGWGNDDELGMDDEEGGDTEIVGDTEEGAGWDVGDEDLELPPELEAATPSSEDGYYSPPTKGIPPTQHWVNNSQLVSDHILAGSFESAFRLLHDQVGVVEFQAYESIFLSTFARARTSYSSLPSIPSLYGYPQRNWKEANVKNGLPAVGLRLTDLVQRLQVCYQLTTGGKFTEAVEKLQHILLSVPLLVVDTRQDIAESQQLIQICREYILGLKMETTRKTLPKSTLAEQKRLCEMAAYFTHCNLQPVHQILTLRTAVNMFFKLKNYKTAASFARRLLELGPRAEVAQQARKILQACDKNPVDEHQLLYDEHNPFTLCAGTYTPIYRGKPEIKCSLCGASYQPQFKETICTVCEVALVGKETIGLRISPLQFR, from the exons ATGTTGACAAAGTTCGAAACGAAATCCGCCCGCGTCAAGGGCTTGTCTTTTCATCCTAAGAGGCCCTGGATCCTTGTTAG TTTACATAATGGCATTATCCAACTCTGGGACTACCGCATGTGCACCCTGCTGGATAAGTTCGACGAGCACGACGGTCCAGTCCGAGGTATCTGCTTCCACAATCAGCAACCACTGTTCGTCTCAGGTGGTGATGACTACAAGATCAAAGTATGGAACTACAAACAGCGCCGCTGCATATTCACCCTCTTGGGTCACCTCGATTACATAAGAACAACAATGTTCCATCATGAATATCCATGGATTCTCAGCGCATCTGACGACCAGACGATACGGATTTGGAATTGGCAGAGTAGAACGTGTATATGCGTATTAACAGGTCATAACCACTATGTGATGTGTGCGCAATTCCACCCTTCGGAGGACATTATCGTCTCGGCATCTCTCGACCAGACGGTAAGAGTCTGGGACATTTCCGGATTGCGTAAGAAAAGCGTAGCCCCGGGACCGGGCGGGCTAGAAGATCATTTGAAGAACCCTGGAGCGACAGATTTGTTTGGGCAAGCTGATGCCGTTGTAAAACATGTCCTTGAGGGGCACGATCGCGGCGTAAACTGGGCATGCTTTCACCCGACCTTACCGCTAATCGCTTCAGGGGCGGATGATCGTCAAATTAAAATGTGGCGAATGAATGATGCCAAAGCTTGGGAAGTCGACACTTGCAGAGGCCACTACTACAACGTATCTTGTGTACTCTTCCATCCGCGGCAAGAATTGATTCTGTCAAACTCCGAAGACAAGAGTATTCGGGTCTGGGACATGACCAAGCGAGCCTGCCTTCACACCTTCAGGAGAGAACATGAACGATTTTGGGTTCTGGCCGCGCACCCAACTCTCAACTTATTCGCGGCTGGACATGATTCCGGAATGACTATTTTCAAGCTCGAAAGAGAGCGTCCGGCTTATGCCGTCTACGGCAATCTGTTGTTCTATGTCAAAGACCGTTTTCTTAGGAAATTAGATTTCAACACATCGAAGGATAGCTCGGTAATGCAGATCCGTGGGGGTGGCAAGGTGCCGGCTTACAGTATGTCCTACAACCAGGCTGAAAATGCTGTTCTGATCTGTACGAGGTCTGCGCTGAACGTTGAAAACAGTACTTATGACTTGTACATGATTCCTAAGGATGGTGACTCCAATAGCGACCCCGATGCTAAGAGAGCCTCAGGCGTGACAGCGATATGGGTAGCAAGAAACAGATTTGCAGTCCTGGATAGGGGGTATTCT TTGGTGATTAAAAACCTCAAAAACGAGGTGACAAAAAAGGTGCAAATTCCAAATTGCGACGAGATTTTTTATGCTGGAACGGGGATGCTCTTGTTAAGGGACGCTGAACAAGTCATACTCTTTGATGTTCAACAGAAGAGAACACTAGCAGAAGTGAAGATCTCGAAGTGTCGTTACGTCGTATGGTCAAACGATATGTCACATGTTGCACTATTAGCTAAGCACACGGTGAACATCTGTAATCGTCGTTTGGAATCAATATGTTCGATTCACGAGAATACCAGAGTGAAATCTGGTTCCTGGGATGACTctggaatatttatttatactacGAGTAATCACATAAAATACGCTATTAACAATGGCGATCACGGAATTATTCGTACTCTAGACTTACCAATCTACGTTACTCGCGTAAAAGGAAACCAAGTATTTTGTCTAGATCGCGAATGCAGGCCGAGAATATTGAATATCGACCCCACAGAGTACAAATTTAAATTAGCATTGATAAACAGAAAGTACGAAGAAGTCTTGCACATGGTTCGTACAGCGAATTTGGTTGGTCAATCGATAATCGCCTATCTACAGCAGAAAGGGTATCCAGAAGTTGCTCTCCACTTTGTGAAAGATGAGAAAACCAGATTTGGACTTGCCTTGGAGTGCGGTAACATTGAGGTCGCCCTAGAGGCGGCAAGAACTTTGGATCAGAAGAGTTGTTGGGAAAGCTTAGCTCAAGCAGCTCTACTTCAGGGCAATCATCAGGTTGTAGAGATGTGTTACCAGAGAACAAAGAACTTCGAAAAGCTTGCATTTTTGTACTTGATTACTGGGAATTTGGACAAATTAAGAAAGATGACAAAAATAGCAGAAATTAGGAAAGATGTTTCTGGTCAATACCAAGGAAGTTTACTTTTGGGAGATATTTATGAAAGAGCAAAAATATTGAAG AACTCTGGTCAGACGTCACTCGCGTATGtaacagaaaaaattcacggaatCGCTAGTGAGGAGGACGACTTGCAGTATGAATCAATGAAAGAAGAATTGGAGGACCTCGAACGGGGAGCAGTATATCTCCAGCCTCCAATTCCTACTCAACAAGCTGAGAACAATTGGCCATTATTGACAGTTTCCAAAGGTTTCTTCGAGGGTGCAATGATGTCTCGTGGTAAGACTCAAGTAGCCGCTGCTCTGGCACCAGAAGATGACTCTGGGCCGGTTGAAGGATGGGGTAATGACGACGAGTTGGGCATGGATGACGAAGAGGGTGGAGATACGGAAATTGTAGGCGATACCGAAGAAGGGGCTGGCTGGGACGTTGGCGATGAAGATCTAGAATTGCCACCAGAATTAGAGGCAGCGACACCATCTTCTGAAGACGGCTACTATTCTCCACCAACAAAAGGAATTCCCCCAACCCAACACTGGGTCAATAATTCTCAGCTGGTATCTGACCACATCTTAGCTGGTTCCTTTGAATCTGCCTTCAGATTACTACACGATCAAGTTGGAGTCGTCGAGTTTCAAGCTTATGAGTCAATATTTTTGAGTACATTTGCACGAGCACGCACCTCATACTCAAGCCTTCCCAGTATACCATCACTTTACGGCTATCCACAAAGAAATTGGAAAGAGGCGAACGTCAAAAACGGCTTACCAGCTGTTGGCTTGAGATTGACTGATCTTGTGCAGAGATTACAAGTCTGCTACCAGTTGACCACAGGTGGAAAATTCACTGAAGCAGTTGAAAAACTACAACACATTTTGCTCAGTGTTCCACTTCTGGTTGTTGATACAAGACAAGATATTGCAGAATCTCAACAGCTAATACAAATCTGTAGAGAGTATATTCTTGGTCTCAAAATGGAAACTACTAGAAAAACTTTACCCAAAAGCACTTTGGCAGAACAGAAACGACTATGCGAGATGGCTGCTTACTTTACACACTGCAATTTGCAGCCTGTTCATCAAATTCTAACTCTACGAACGGCTGTAAATATGTTCTTCAAACTAAAGAATTATAAAACTGCAGCTTCATTTGCTAGAAGATTATTGGAACTTGGTCCAAGGGCAGAGGTTGCACAGCAAGCTAGGAAAATACTACAG GCATGTGACAAAAATCCAGTCGATGAACACCAGCTGTTATACGACGAGCACAATCCATTTACTCTATGTGCGGGTACTTACACTCCAATTTATAGAGGCAAACCCGAAATCAAATGCTCACTTTGTGGGGCCAGCTATCAACCTCAATTCAAAGAAACTATCTGCACAGTCTGCGAGGTAGCTCTGGTTGGAAAAGAAACTATTGGACTGAGGATAAGTCCCTTGCAATTCCGATAA